In Aquincola tertiaricarbonis, the genomic stretch CAAGGCGCGGCTGCTGTCCTCCGGTGTCGACGTGCGCGAGCCCGTGTGGGGCCCGTACGGCCGCTGATCCGCTTCGTTTTCCAACCCCCGTCCCCTCTCGCACCACCAAAGGAAGCACCATGACTTCTCTGCGTCTCTCCCTCAGTGCCGTGGCCATCGCCGCCGTGCTGGCCGGCTGCGGCTCCAACGTCAAGCTCGACGAGAACGCCGGCAATGCGCCGGTCGAATCGCGCAACCCCGCGGGCAATGCCGGCGGCGCCACCGGCGGTGCCGGCCAGTCGGGCGTGGCCACCGTCGACCTGGGCGCCTCGCGCAACAACGCCGGCAGCAACCTGCCGCGCGTCGTGTACTTCGACTTCGACAGCTTCACCGTCAAGGACGAGTACCGCAACGTGATCGAGGCCAATGCCAAGGCCCTGACCGCCGACCGCAACAAGCGCGTGGCCGTGGAAGGCCACACCGACGAGCGCGGCGGCAGCGAATACAACCTGGCTCTGGGCCAGAAGCGCGCCGAGGCCGTGGCCCGTGCGCTGACGCTGCTGGGCGCCAACGCCGCGCAGGTGGAAGCCACCAGCTTCGGCAAGGAACGCCCGGCGGTGCAGGGCAGCGACGAGGCCGCCTACGCGCAGAACCGCCGCGCCGAGATCAAGGACAAGTGACATGCGCCGCACGCTGATCGCGGCGGCACTGGCGGCGCTGGCCTTCAGCGCCAACGCCGCCTTGTTCGAGGACGAGGATGCGCGCCGCGCCATCCTCGACCTGCGCGCCAAGCAGGAAGCCAGCGACAAGCAGGCCAAGGAATCGCAGGCGGCCCTGAGCGCCACCATCGGCCAGCTGCGCAGCAGCCTGCTCGACCTGAGCAACCAGATCTCCGGCCTCAACGGCGAGATTGCCCGCCTGCGTGGCCAGCAGGAGCAGCTGCAGCGCGACGTGGCCGAGCTGCAGCGCCAGCAGAAGGACATGGCGCAGGGCGTGGACGAGCGCATGCGCAAGCTCGAGCCGCAGAAGGTCAACGTGGACGGCAAGGAATTCCTGGCCGACCCCGAGGAGACGCGCCAGTACGACGCCGCCATCAAGGTGCTGCGCAGCGGCGACTTCGCCGGTGCCGCCAACGCGCTGGGCGCCTTCGTGCGCACCTTCCCGTCCAGCGGCTATGGCGACAGCGCGCGCTTCTGGCTGGCCAATGCCCAGTACGGCAAGCGCGACTACAAGGAAGCCATCGCCGGCTTCCGCAGCTTCCTGCAGGCCGCACCCACCCACCCGAAGGCGCCCGAGGCGCTGCTGGCCATGGCCAACACGCAGGTGGAAATGAAGGACAGCAAGGCCGCCCGCGCCACGCTGAACGAGCTGCTGAAGAACTACCCGCAATCCGAAGCCGCCGTGGCGGCCAAGGACCGGCTGGCTTCGCTCCGGTAAGCCGCCGGCATGCAGGCAGACGACGCCGACCTGGAACGCCGCTTTGGTGGCCTGCGACGCCTGTATGGCGACGCGGGCTATGCGCGCGTGCGCGGCGCCCGGGTGGCCGTGGTGGGCCTGGGCGGCGTGGGCTCCTGGGCGGCCGAGGCGCTGGCGCGCAGCGGCGTCGCCACGCTGGTGCTGATCGACCTGGACCACGTGAGTGAGTCCAACGTCAACCGGCAGATCCAGGCGCTGGGCAGCACGCTGGGCATGTCGAAAGCCGAAGCCTTGAAGGCCCGCATCGCCGACATCCACCCGGGCTGCGAAGTCGTCTGCATCGAAGAGTTCGTCGAGCCCGCCAACTGGCCGGCCCTGCTGCCGGTGCCGGTGCATGCGCTGATTGATGGCTGCGACCAGGTGCGCGCCAAGGCCGTGCTGGCCGAATGGGCGCTGCGCGAGCGGCTGCCGCTGGTGACCGTGGGTGCCGCCGGCGGCAAGCAGCTGGCGCAGCGGGTGGAAGTGGACGACCTGGCCGCCACCACGCACGACCCCCTGCTGGCTTCATTGCGGCAACGCCTGCGCAAGGCAGGGGCGGCGCCGCGGCAGGGCGCCATCGGCGTGCGCTGCGTGTTCTCGCGCGAGCCGGTGCGCGCGCCCGACGGCCAGTGCGACGTCGACGGCACGCTCAACTGCCATGGCTACGGTTCCACCGTCACTGTCACGGCCACGTTCGGCCTGGTGGCGGCCGGTGAAACAATTCAGCAGCTGATTTCTCAAAAACCGCTTGCCAAAGCCGAAACGCATGCTATAGTGCGTGGCTCTGCAGACGAGTTCATTACTCAGTTGGGTTGTTAGCTCAGTCGGTAGAGCAGCGGACTTTTAATCCGTTGGTCACAGGTTCAAGTCCTGTACAACCCACCAGTTCGCTGAGTCAGGAATTGGAACAGATCAGGGGCTCTTAGCTCAGTTGGTAGAGCAGCGGACTCTTAATCCGTTGGTCGAGTGTTCGAGTCACTCAGGGCCCACCAAATCTCGGAAGAAAAAGGCTTGCACGAAAGTGCAGGCCTTTTTTCATTGGCCCGGCGGGCCCTTTATGCAGACTTCACCATCTGCAGGATCTGCCCGGCATCCAGCGTGGCGGCCTTCTGCTGGATCTGCGGCAGGTACTGCTGTTGCAGGTCCTTGGCCGGCCCCAGCAGCGACTGGAAAGTCTGCTGCAGCACGGCGGTGTTCATCTGCCGGCCGCCGCCGTAGTAGCGCTTGGCCAGCTGCCCCAGCGCATAGGTGCTGGCGAACGAAAACGCGATGCCGGTGGCCGCGCTGCCCACGCTGCGGCCGATGCCGCCGCCCACCTTGCCCAGCAGCCCGCCCAGCAGCTTGCGGCCGAACTGCTCCAGATACTGCGAGGTGAGGCCCACGCCCGCCGCGGCGATGAATTCCTTGATGTGACCCTTGTCCAGCGTGTGCCCGTGGGCCTGGCCGATGCGGTACACCATCTTCATCTGCAGCGGGATGATGGCCATCGAGGCCCAGCTCTGCGGCAGCAGTTCCAGCGCGCCATTGAGGATGGCGTACTGCAGGATGCTGCGGTCCAGCGCTTCGGTGTTGGCTGCCGACTGCACCGCGGCCGGCACCGGGCCTGCCGGCGTCACCGGCACGGCGGCGATGGCATCGGCCTCATGCTCGGCGTGTGCCGTTTGCGCGGCGCCCAGCTTGAGCACCGACTTCAGCTGCGCCAGGAAGGCCTGCTCGGCCGTGCTTTGCGCGCCATCGGCATCGCACACGCACAAGGCCATCTCGTAGGCCAGCTGGCGGTGGCCGGCTTCGGGCAGTGCGGCCGCGGCCTGGGCCAGGTTCACGCGCTTGAGCAGCACGTCCTGGTACAGCCCGGCCATCTGCGGCATGCCGCTGT encodes the following:
- the pal gene encoding peptidoglycan-associated lipoprotein Pal, whose amino-acid sequence is MTSLRLSLSAVAIAAVLAGCGSNVKLDENAGNAPVESRNPAGNAGGATGGAGQSGVATVDLGASRNNAGSNLPRVVYFDFDSFTVKDEYRNVIEANAKALTADRNKRVAVEGHTDERGGSEYNLALGQKRAEAVARALTLLGANAAQVEATSFGKERPAVQGSDEAAYAQNRRAEIKDK
- the ybgF gene encoding tol-pal system protein YbgF, whose product is MRRTLIAAALAALAFSANAALFEDEDARRAILDLRAKQEASDKQAKESQAALSATIGQLRSSLLDLSNQISGLNGEIARLRGQQEQLQRDVAELQRQQKDMAQGVDERMRKLEPQKVNVDGKEFLADPEETRQYDAAIKVLRSGDFAGAANALGAFVRTFPSSGYGDSARFWLANAQYGKRDYKEAIAGFRSFLQAAPTHPKAPEALLAMANTQVEMKDSKAARATLNELLKNYPQSEAAVAAKDRLASLR
- a CDS encoding tRNA threonylcarbamoyladenosine dehydratase — protein: MQADDADLERRFGGLRRLYGDAGYARVRGARVAVVGLGGVGSWAAEALARSGVATLVLIDLDHVSESNVNRQIQALGSTLGMSKAEALKARIADIHPGCEVVCIEEFVEPANWPALLPVPVHALIDGCDQVRAKAVLAEWALRERLPLVTVGAAGGKQLAQRVEVDDLAATTHDPLLASLRQRLRKAGAAPRQGAIGVRCVFSREPVRAPDGQCDVDGTLNCHGYGSTVTVTATFGLVAAGETIQQLISQKPLAKAETHAIVRGSADEFITQLGC
- a CDS encoding YcjF family protein: MQATEQRALLTIALLAAFADGDKADTERAEIKRIADSLAGDSGMPQMAGLYQDVLLKRVNLAQAAAALPEAGHRQLAYEMALCVCDADGAQSTAEQAFLAQLKSVLKLGAAQTAHAEHEADAIAAVPVTPAGPVPAAVQSAANTEALDRSILQYAILNGALELLPQSWASMAIIPLQMKMVYRIGQAHGHTLDKGHIKEFIAAAGVGLTSQYLEQFGRKLLGGLLGKVGGGIGRSVGSAATGIAFSFASTYALGQLAKRYYGGGRQMNTAVLQQTFQSLLGPAKDLQQQYLPQIQQKAATLDAGQILQMVKSA